In one window of Sporomusaceae bacterium FL31 DNA:
- the pfkA_1 gene encoding ATP-dependent 6-phosphofructokinase yields the protein MVKRIAVLTSGGDAPGMNAAIRAVVRKGIHHGFEVFGVQRGYEGVIQGDFNLMNYHSVGGIIQHGGTVLKTARSEAFKTAEGFDIALEQLKSHYIDYLIVIGGDGSMAGAVKLAEAGIATMVIPGTIDNDMPGTEYTIGFDTALNTVLDAVNKIRDTAASHERVAIVEVMGRSAGHIALMAGLACGAEAILLPEEPLNMDTICERLVQSHKRGKLYSIILVAEGVAKGYDIASQISSKTEFQPHVTVLGYIQRGGSPTATDNIMASRMGAAAVDCLLQDQVNQLVAWHQGNIVTLSYDAAVKTKHGIDLSVYHLASILAR from the coding sequence ATGGTGAAAAGAATTGCTGTGCTAACCAGTGGCGGAGATGCTCCTGGTATGAATGCTGCAATTAGAGCAGTTGTTAGAAAGGGTATCCACCATGGATTTGAGGTCTTCGGTGTACAAAGAGGTTATGAAGGGGTCATTCAAGGCGATTTTAATCTTATGAATTACCATTCGGTTGGTGGTATTATTCAACATGGTGGAACAGTACTTAAAACCGCACGGAGCGAAGCATTTAAGACTGCTGAAGGTTTTGATATCGCACTAGAGCAATTAAAAAGCCACTACATTGATTATTTAATTGTCATCGGCGGTGACGGTTCGATGGCTGGTGCTGTAAAATTGGCTGAAGCGGGTATTGCCACTATGGTAATTCCGGGCACAATTGACAACGACATGCCTGGAACAGAGTATACGATTGGTTTTGATACCGCACTCAATACAGTACTGGATGCTGTAAATAAAATCAGAGATACAGCGGCGTCACATGAGCGGGTAGCCATTGTTGAAGTAATGGGGCGTAGTGCCGGTCATATTGCTCTGATGGCAGGTTTAGCCTGTGGTGCAGAAGCTATTCTGTTACCGGAAGAGCCACTCAATATGGATACCATCTGTGAACGCTTGGTACAAAGTCATAAGCGTGGTAAACTCTATAGTATTATCTTGGTAGCTGAAGGAGTTGCAAAAGGTTATGATATTGCCAGTCAAATCAGTTCAAAGACTGAATTTCAGCCTCATGTTACTGTCTTAGGCTATATACAACGCGGTGGCAGCCCAACCGCTACAGATAATATTATGGCCAGCCGCATGGGTGCTGCGGCTGTAGATTGCCTATTGCAAGATCAGGTTAATCAATTAGTTGCTTGGCATCAAGGTAATATTGTTACACTTTCTTATGATGCGGCTGTGAAGACGAAGCATGGTATTGATCTTTCGGTATACCATCTTGCCAGTATTTTAGCCCGTTAA
- a CDS encoding multidrug ABC transporter codes for MINVFIKRPVFTTMVVMLLVVFGLNAYPSLGIDLYPDVDFPIVTVTVTYTGTSPEEMESLVTKPIEDAVSSVSGIKTLSSVSREGVSQVTLEFEFGTNPKLAANDVREKVAGVRRRLPDQIDEPVVQRYDITAQSIVQFSLASDSRSRGEIRKLAVDIVKDELQRLDGVAEVNVFGASDREIHLLADPKKLESYNISLQQILDLVNAQNMNTPGGRVNEKGTELTVRTLGKYKSVDELKELIITNQNGRLVKLGDVVMVEDGWTEERVYAQTDGVPSVLVAIQKQSGTNTVDVADRVKKAMTGMQANVLPPDIKISTVRDSSTYIRSNVEDVMVSLIFGGILAVIITFLFLQNTRATVIGAIAIPTSIIATFFLMKAMGFTLNNMSLMGLSLAVGILIDDAIVVIENIFRHMEKGQSPMEASYMGTTEIALAVIATTLSILAVFVPVGNMGQVIGQFFKQFGLTVAFAVAFSLFVAFTLTPTLAAYWLKHDSVHAGKLGRPFGWLQKILDSWERSFLAMREFYKETLIWALKRPKKLVAIAILSLFINFLLVPFLGVEFQPSYDSGEFNIVVSAPAGTSMDKMKQLIAPVESEILAIPELETAFMTIGAQRQPVYKASIGVRLIPSDERSRNMMDIMDELRIKFRDIQGLKIAVQSNQGIGRGDSRPIQVGIRGSELELLTKTAHDLADAIKQIPGTTDVDISSEQFEPEIQIKLNSARAGDAGVDSTTLGDTIQMAFLGMTTKNQYNIGDSDYDIRLQLIPEARLSIADVANLRIATKSGSFVRLNDIAEVSLSSGPTQIDREARQRQVIVYANAVGVSSGEVINKIKEIMPGLNLPLGYSYKFVGQAQTMQESFSEITKALILAIVLIYMVLAAEFESFIHPFTIMLSLPFSLVGAILGLLIAGKTINIMSLIGIIMLMGLVTKNAILVVDYTNQLRAEGMPVTDALIEAGTTRLRPILMTTMAMIFGMIPIALGFGAGAELRSSMGVVLIGGLITSTALTLIIVPLVYLLIDKIKVSYQSSKSSRSING; via the coding sequence ATGATTAACGTCTTTATTAAGCGCCCAGTTTTTACGACAATGGTTGTTATGTTACTGGTCGTTTTTGGCTTAAACGCCTATCCTTCATTAGGAATAGATTTATATCCTGATGTAGATTTTCCCATTGTCACAGTAACCGTAACCTATACAGGGACTTCGCCTGAAGAAATGGAAAGTTTAGTGACTAAGCCCATTGAAGATGCTGTAAGCTCAGTGTCAGGCATCAAGACATTATCTTCGGTATCACGCGAAGGGGTGTCGCAAGTAACCCTAGAGTTTGAATTTGGGACAAACCCTAAACTGGCAGCCAACGATGTGCGTGAAAAGGTAGCCGGTGTTCGCAGGAGACTGCCTGATCAGATTGATGAACCGGTCGTGCAGCGTTATGATATTACAGCACAATCCATTGTACAGTTTAGTTTGGCTTCCGACAGTCGCAGCCGTGGTGAAATACGTAAGCTGGCGGTTGATATTGTAAAGGATGAACTACAGCGCTTGGACGGAGTAGCTGAGGTCAATGTTTTCGGTGCAAGCGACCGTGAAATCCACCTTCTAGCAGACCCTAAAAAACTTGAATCTTACAATATTTCTTTACAACAAATACTGGATTTGGTTAACGCACAGAATATGAATACCCCAGGTGGCCGGGTAAACGAAAAAGGGACTGAGTTAACAGTCCGCACCCTGGGGAAATACAAGAGTGTTGATGAGCTGAAAGAACTGATTATCACCAACCAGAATGGCCGACTTGTTAAACTAGGTGATGTCGTCATGGTTGAAGACGGTTGGACGGAAGAACGTGTTTATGCTCAAACAGATGGTGTACCTAGCGTACTGGTCGCTATTCAGAAACAATCTGGTACCAATACGGTGGATGTAGCTGACCGAGTAAAAAAAGCAATGACAGGTATGCAAGCGAATGTGTTGCCACCCGATATCAAGATATCGACCGTACGGGATAGTTCAACCTATATTCGGAGTAATGTTGAAGATGTTATGGTTTCATTAATTTTTGGTGGAATACTGGCAGTCATCATCACATTTTTATTCCTACAAAATACGCGGGCAACTGTTATTGGCGCAATCGCCATTCCAACATCAATTATTGCCACATTTTTTTTGATGAAAGCCATGGGCTTTACATTAAATAATATGTCTCTCATGGGGTTAAGCTTGGCTGTTGGAATATTAATCGATGATGCCATTGTTGTTATCGAGAATATTTTCCGTCACATGGAGAAAGGCCAATCTCCTATGGAAGCATCCTATATGGGTACAACAGAGATTGCATTGGCTGTTATCGCAACAACCCTTTCAATTTTAGCGGTATTTGTGCCAGTAGGAAATATGGGGCAGGTTATTGGACAGTTTTTTAAACAGTTTGGCTTAACTGTAGCTTTTGCTGTTGCCTTTTCATTATTTGTTGCTTTTACACTGACTCCTACGCTGGCCGCTTATTGGCTAAAGCACGACTCTGTGCATGCTGGAAAATTAGGACGGCCATTTGGCTGGTTGCAAAAAATCCTTGATAGTTGGGAAAGAAGTTTTCTCGCAATGCGCGAGTTTTATAAAGAGACACTGATCTGGGCATTAAAGCGGCCTAAAAAATTAGTGGCTATAGCGATCTTATCCTTGTTTATTAACTTCTTATTGGTGCCCTTTCTTGGCGTTGAATTCCAACCATCTTATGACTCCGGCGAATTTAATATTGTAGTATCTGCACCTGCGGGTACATCAATGGACAAAATGAAACAGTTAATTGCTCCTGTCGAAAGCGAAATATTAGCCATCCCAGAATTAGAAACAGCATTTATGACAATAGGCGCTCAACGTCAGCCAGTTTATAAAGCCAGTATTGGGGTGCGTTTGATACCTTCTGATGAACGTTCTCGTAATATGATGGATATTATGGATGAGTTGAGAATTAAATTTCGTGACATCCAGGGTCTAAAAATTGCTGTTCAAAGTAATCAAGGCATTGGTCGGGGTGATTCTCGTCCTATTCAAGTTGGTATTCGTGGTTCGGAATTAGAATTACTAACGAAAACGGCTCACGATCTCGCTGACGCCATCAAGCAAATACCTGGGACTACAGATGTTGATATCTCTTCTGAGCAATTTGAACCAGAAATTCAGATTAAGCTCAATAGTGCTCGCGCTGGAGATGCCGGAGTTGATTCGACAACACTAGGTGATACCATCCAAATGGCGTTTTTAGGAATGACAACCAAAAATCAATATAATATTGGGGATAGTGATTACGATATTCGTTTACAGCTCATTCCCGAAGCAAGACTAAGCATTGCCGATGTTGCTAACTTGCGGATAGCAACAAAATCAGGCAGCTTTGTTCGCTTAAATGATATTGCTGAAGTTAGTTTATCGTCTGGTCCGACTCAAATTGACCGGGAAGCACGCCAGCGCCAAGTTATTGTCTATGCTAATGCTGTAGGGGTTTCTTCCGGGGAAGTAATTAATAAAATCAAAGAGATTATGCCCGGATTGAATTTGCCATTGGGTTATAGTTATAAATTTGTAGGTCAAGCTCAAACCATGCAAGAATCATTTTCTGAAATTACGAAAGCTTTAATTTTAGCTATTGTATTAATTTATATGGTCTTGGCTGCTGAATTTGAAAGCTTTATTCATCCTTTTACTATTATGTTATCTTTGCCTTTTTCGTTAGTAGGAGCAATCTTAGGTTTGCTCATTGCCGGTAAAACGATTAACATCATGTCACTGATCGGTATTATTATGCTAATGGGACTTGTAACCAAAAATGCTATATTAGTAGTTGATTACACCAATCAGCTGCGGGCTGAAGGAATGCCTGTTACAGATGCCCTCATCGAAGCAGGTACAACCAGACTTCGGCCAATTTTGATGACAACCATGGCTATGATTTTTGGGATGATACCGATTGCACTTGGCTTTGGGGCAGGTGCTGAGCTGCGTTCATCTATGGGTGTGGTCCTAATCGGAGGTCTAATTACCTCAACAGCACTTACCTTGATTATTGTTCCGTTAGTCTATTTACTAATCGATAAAATAAAAGTAAGCTATCAATCCAGTAAATCCTCAAGATCTATTAATGGATAA